In one window of Burkholderia cenocepacia DNA:
- a CDS encoding MarR family winged helix-turn-helix transcriptional regulator yields the protein MSDSPTPPPVSPLSTYQMNDSVGYLMSRVKSVMTNLVTQRTQEELGITGTQASMLFMIAVGKCSTAAELAREYGIDASAVTRLLDRVEKRGLLSRVRSVEDRRVVRLELTDEGRALAERLPPIFRSVLDQVLDGFTPEEVGFLKSMLRRILSNYCETTGGSIT from the coding sequence ATGTCGGATTCTCCTACCCCACCGCCCGTTTCGCCGCTCTCTACGTATCAGATGAACGACAGCGTCGGTTATCTGATGTCGCGCGTGAAGTCGGTGATGACCAATCTCGTCACGCAGCGCACGCAGGAAGAGCTGGGCATCACGGGCACGCAAGCGAGCATGCTGTTCATGATCGCGGTCGGCAAGTGCTCGACGGCCGCCGAACTCGCACGCGAATACGGCATCGACGCAAGCGCGGTCACGCGCCTGCTCGACCGGGTCGAGAAACGCGGCCTGCTGTCGCGCGTGCGGAGCGTCGAGGATCGGCGCGTCGTGCGGCTCGAGCTCACCGACGAAGGCCGCGCGCTGGCCGAACGGCTGCCGCCCATTTTCCGCAGCGTGCTCGACCAGGTGCTGGACGGGTTTACGCCGGAAGAAGTCGGGTTCCTGAAGAGCATGCTGCGCCGCATTCTCAGCAACTATTGCGAGACGACCGGCGGTAGCATCACGTAA
- the typA gene encoding translational GTPase TypA, whose translation MTRALRNIAIIAHVDHGKTTLVDQLLRQSGTFRDNQQIAERVMDSNDIEKERGITILAKNCAVEYEGTHVNIVDTPGHADFGGEVERVLSMVDSVLLLVDAVEGPMPQTRFVTKKALALGLKPIVVVNKIDRPGARIDWVINQTFDLFDKLGATEEQLDFPIVYASGLNGYASLDPAAREGDMRPLFEAILEHVPVRPADPEAPLQLQITSLDYSTYVGRIGVGRITRGRIKPGQPVVMRFGPEGDVLNRKINQVLSFKGLERVQVDSAEAGDIVLINGIEDVGIGATICAVDTPEALPMITVDEPTLTMNFLVNSSPLAGREGKFVTSRQIRDRLMKELNHNVALRVKDTGDETVFEVSGRGELHLTILVENMRREGYELAVSRPRVVMQEIDGVRHEPYELLTVDVEDEHQGGVMEELGRRKGEMLDMASDGRGRTRLEYKISARGLIGFQSEFLTLTRGTGLMSHIFDSYAPVKDGSVFERRNGVLISQDDGAAVAYALWKLQDRGRMFVKPGDALYEGMIIGIHSRDNDLVVNPIKGKQLTNVRASGTDEAVRLVPPVQMSLEYAVEFIDDDELVEVTPQSIRLRKRFLKEHERRRASREGAVD comes from the coding sequence ATGACCCGCGCCCTTCGCAATATCGCCATCATCGCCCACGTCGACCACGGCAAGACCACGCTCGTCGACCAACTGCTCCGCCAGTCCGGCACCTTCCGCGACAACCAGCAGATTGCGGAGCGGGTGATGGATTCGAACGACATCGAAAAGGAACGCGGGATCACGATTCTCGCGAAGAACTGCGCGGTCGAATACGAAGGCACGCACGTCAACATCGTCGACACCCCGGGGCACGCGGACTTCGGCGGCGAAGTCGAGCGCGTGCTGTCGATGGTCGACTCGGTGCTGCTGCTCGTCGACGCGGTCGAGGGCCCGATGCCGCAGACGCGCTTCGTCACGAAGAAGGCGCTCGCGCTCGGCCTGAAGCCGATCGTCGTCGTCAACAAGATCGACCGCCCGGGCGCGCGGATCGACTGGGTGATCAACCAGACCTTCGACCTGTTCGACAAGCTCGGTGCGACCGAAGAGCAGCTCGACTTCCCGATCGTCTACGCGTCGGGCCTGAACGGCTACGCGTCGCTCGACCCGGCCGCGCGCGAAGGCGACATGCGTCCGCTGTTCGAGGCGATCCTCGAGCACGTGCCGGTTCGCCCGGCCGATCCGGAAGCGCCGCTGCAGCTCCAGATCACGTCGCTCGACTATTCGACGTACGTCGGCCGGATCGGCGTCGGCCGCATCACGCGCGGCCGCATCAAGCCGGGCCAGCCGGTCGTGATGCGCTTCGGCCCGGAAGGCGACGTGCTGAACCGCAAGATCAACCAGGTGCTGTCGTTCAAGGGGCTGGAGCGCGTGCAGGTCGACTCGGCGGAAGCGGGCGACATCGTGCTGATCAACGGTATTGAAGACGTCGGCATCGGCGCGACGATCTGCGCTGTCGATACGCCGGAAGCGCTGCCGATGATCACCGTCGACGAACCGACGCTGACGATGAACTTCCTCGTCAACTCGTCGCCGCTCGCCGGCCGCGAAGGCAAGTTCGTGACGAGCCGCCAGATCCGCGACCGTCTGATGAAGGAACTGAACCACAACGTCGCGCTGCGCGTGAAGGATACCGGTGACGAAACCGTGTTCGAAGTGTCGGGCCGCGGCGAACTGCACCTGACGATTCTCGTCGAGAACATGCGTCGCGAAGGCTACGAGCTGGCCGTGTCGCGTCCGCGCGTGGTGATGCAGGAAATCGACGGCGTGCGTCACGAGCCGTACGAGCTGCTGACGGTCGACGTCGAGGACGAACACCAGGGCGGTGTGATGGAAGAGCTCGGCCGCCGCAAGGGCGAAATGCTTGACATGGCGTCGGACGGCCGCGGCCGCACGCGCCTGGAGTACAAGATCTCGGCACGTGGCCTGATCGGCTTCCAGAGCGAATTCCTGACGCTCACGCGCGGCACGGGCCTGATGAGCCACATCTTCGACTCGTACGCGCCGGTCAAGGACGGCTCGGTCTTCGAGCGCCGCAACGGCGTGCTGATCTCGCAGGACGACGGCGCTGCGGTTGCCTACGCACTGTGGAAGCTGCAGGATCGCGGCCGCATGTTCGTGAAGCCGGGCGACGCGCTGTATGAGGGCATGATCATCGGCATCCACAGCCGCGACAACGACCTCGTCGTGAACCCGATCAAGGGCAAGCAGCTGACCAACGTGCGCGCGTCGGGCACCGACGAGGCCGTGCGTCTCGTGCCGCCGGTCCAGATGTCGCTGGAATACGCGGTGGAATTCATCGACGACGACGAGCTCGTCGAAGTGACGCCGCAGTCGATCCGCCTGCGCAAGCGCTTCCTGAAGGAGCACGAGCGTCGCCGCGCGAGCCGCGAAGGTGCGGTCGACTGA
- a CDS encoding 2-oxoglutarate dehydrogenase E1 component has protein sequence MSDVMKQFQLNSYLFGGNASYVEELYDAYLNNPASVPENWREYFDALQNVPATDGSNANDVAHFPIVESFAERAKANAFIPRESTSNLATARKQVHVQSLISAYRFLGSQWANLDPLKRRERPAIPELEPAFYDFSEGDLDQTYSASNLYFGFDQASLRDIVKGLRDTYCGTIGAEYMYISDPEQKRWWQERLESTRATPSFSIEKKKHILNRLTAAEGLERYLHTKYVGQKRFSLEGGESFIAAMDEVVQHAGKSGVQEIIIGMAHRGRLNVLVNTLGKMPADLFAEFEGKHVDDLPAGDVKYHKGFSSDVSTEGGPVHLSLAFNPSHLEIVNPVVEGSAKARMDRRGDEDGLQVLPVQIHGDAAFAGQGVVMETLNLAQTRGYGTHGTLHIVINNQIGFTTSDPRDARSTLYCTDVVKMIEAPVLHVNGDDPEAVVLAIQIAIDYRMQFHKDVVIDIVCFRKLGHNEQDTPAVTQPLMYKKIAQHPGTRALYAEKLVQQGVITAEDADNYVKAYRKAMDDGHHTVDPVLSNYKSKYAVDWVPFLNRKWTDAADTAVPLAELKRLGERITTVPENFKVHPLVERVINDRRNMARGDQPLDWGMGEHLAFASLVASGYSVRLTGQDSGRGTFTHRHAVLHDQNRERWNDGTYVPLQNIADGQAKFTVIDSVLSEEAVLGFEYGYSTAEPNTLVLWEAQFGDFVNGAQVVIDQFISSGEVKWGRVSGLTMLLPHGYEGQGPEHSSTRIERFLQLCADHNMQVVQPTTPAQIFHLLRRQMIRLFRKPLIVATPKSLLRHKEAVSDLSELAKGSFQPVLGETDGGIDAKKVKRVLVCSGRVYYDLVAHRREAKANDVAIIRIEQLYPFAHKQFEAEMKKYENATEVVWVQDEPQNQGPWFYVEHHLKEGMKEGQKLAYSGRPASASPAVGYYAKHYEQQKALIEGAFGRLKSASIAK, from the coding sequence ATGTCAGATGTAATGAAGCAGTTTCAGCTGAACTCCTATCTGTTCGGCGGCAATGCTTCGTACGTTGAAGAACTGTACGATGCATACCTCAACAATCCGGCATCGGTGCCGGAGAACTGGCGCGAGTATTTCGACGCGTTGCAGAACGTGCCTGCAACCGACGGCTCGAATGCCAATGACGTCGCTCACTTCCCGATCGTCGAATCGTTCGCCGAGCGTGCGAAGGCCAATGCCTTCATCCCCCGTGAAAGCACCAGCAATCTCGCGACCGCACGCAAGCAGGTGCACGTCCAGTCGCTGATCAGCGCCTACCGCTTCCTCGGCTCGCAATGGGCCAACCTCGATCCGCTGAAGCGTCGCGAACGTCCCGCCATTCCCGAACTCGAACCGGCTTTCTACGACTTCTCCGAAGGCGACCTCGACCAGACCTACAGCGCAAGCAACCTGTACTTCGGTTTCGACCAGGCTTCGCTGCGTGACATCGTCAAGGGTCTGCGCGACACGTACTGCGGCACGATCGGCGCCGAGTACATGTACATCAGCGACCCGGAACAGAAGCGCTGGTGGCAGGAGCGCCTGGAATCGACCCGCGCGACGCCGTCGTTCTCGATCGAGAAGAAGAAGCACATCCTGAATCGCCTGACGGCCGCCGAAGGCCTCGAGCGCTACCTGCATACCAAGTACGTCGGCCAGAAGCGCTTCTCGCTCGAAGGCGGCGAAAGCTTCATCGCCGCGATGGACGAAGTCGTCCAGCACGCGGGCAAGAGCGGCGTGCAGGAAATCATCATCGGCATGGCCCACCGCGGCCGTCTGAACGTGCTGGTCAACACGCTGGGCAAGATGCCGGCCGACCTGTTCGCCGAATTCGAAGGCAAGCACGTCGACGACCTGCCGGCCGGTGACGTGAAGTACCACAAGGGCTTCTCGTCGGACGTGTCGACGGAAGGCGGGCCGGTCCACCTGTCGCTCGCGTTCAACCCGTCGCACCTCGAAATCGTCAACCCGGTGGTCGAAGGTTCCGCGAAGGCGCGGATGGACCGTCGCGGCGACGAAGACGGCCTGCAAGTGCTGCCGGTGCAGATCCACGGCGACGCGGCCTTTGCCGGCCAGGGCGTCGTGATGGAAACGCTGAACCTCGCGCAGACGCGCGGTTACGGCACCCACGGCACGCTGCACATCGTCATCAACAACCAGATCGGCTTCACGACGTCCGACCCGCGCGACGCGCGCTCGACGCTGTACTGTACCGATGTCGTCAAGATGATCGAGGCGCCGGTGCTGCACGTGAACGGCGACGATCCGGAAGCCGTCGTGCTCGCGATCCAGATCGCGATCGACTACCGGATGCAGTTCCACAAGGATGTCGTGATCGACATCGTCTGCTTCCGCAAGCTGGGTCACAACGAGCAGGACACGCCGGCGGTCACGCAGCCGCTGATGTACAAGAAGATCGCGCAGCACCCGGGCACCCGTGCGCTGTACGCCGAGAAGCTCGTGCAGCAGGGCGTGATCACCGCGGAAGACGCCGACAACTACGTGAAGGCGTACCGCAAGGCGATGGACGACGGCCACCACACCGTCGATCCGGTCCTGTCGAACTACAAGAGCAAGTACGCGGTCGACTGGGTGCCGTTCCTGAACCGCAAGTGGACGGACGCAGCCGACACGGCCGTGCCGCTCGCCGAACTGAAGCGCCTGGGCGAACGCATCACGACGGTCCCGGAAAACTTCAAGGTTCACCCGCTCGTCGAGCGCGTGATCAACGACCGCCGCAACATGGCGCGCGGCGACCAGCCGCTCGACTGGGGCATGGGCGAACACCTCGCATTCGCGTCGCTCGTCGCATCGGGCTACTCGGTGCGCCTGACAGGCCAGGACTCGGGCCGCGGCACGTTCACGCACCGTCACGCGGTGCTGCACGACCAGAACCGCGAGCGCTGGAACGACGGCACGTACGTGCCGCTGCAGAACATCGCCGACGGTCAGGCGAAGTTCACGGTGATCGACTCGGTGCTGTCGGAAGAAGCGGTGCTGGGCTTCGAATATGGTTACTCGACCGCCGAGCCGAACACGCTCGTGCTGTGGGAAGCGCAGTTCGGCGACTTCGTCAACGGCGCGCAGGTCGTGATCGACCAGTTCATCTCGTCGGGCGAAGTGAAGTGGGGCCGCGTGTCGGGTCTCACGATGCTGCTGCCGCACGGCTACGAAGGCCAGGGTCCGGAACACTCGTCCACGCGTATCGAGCGTTTCCTGCAACTGTGTGCCGACCACAACATGCAGGTCGTCCAGCCGACGACGCCGGCGCAGATTTTCCACCTGCTGCGTCGCCAGATGATCCGCCTGTTCCGCAAGCCGCTGATCGTCGCGACGCCGAAGTCGCTGCTGCGTCACAAGGAAGCGGTGTCGGACCTGTCGGAACTCGCGAAGGGCTCGTTCCAGCCGGTGCTGGGCGAAACCGACGGCGGCATCGACGCGAAGAAGGTCAAGCGCGTGCTGGTGTGCTCGGGCCGTGTGTATTACGACCTCGTCGCGCATCGCCGCGAAGCGAAGGCGAACGACGTCGCGATTATCCGTATCGAGCAGCTGTATCCGTTCGCGCACAAGCAGTTCGAAGCCGAAATGAAGAAGTACGAGAACGCGACTGAAGTGGTCTGGGTGCAGGACGAGCCGCAGAACCAGGGTCCCTGGTTCTACGTCGAGCACCACCTGAAGGAAGGCATGAAGGAAGGGCAGAAGCTGGCATACAGCGGCCGTCCGGCTTCGGCCTCGCCGGCGGTCGGCTACTACGCGAAGCACTACGAGCAGCAGAAGGCCCTGATCGAAGGGGCATTCGGCCGCCTGAAGAGCGCATCGATCGCGAAATAA
- the odhB gene encoding 2-oxoglutarate dehydrogenase complex dihydrolipoyllysine-residue succinyltransferase, whose translation MAIVEVKVPQLSESVSEATMLQWKKKPGEAVAQDEILIELETDKVVLEVPAPAAGVLAQVLQNDGDTVVADQIIATIDTEAKAGAAEAAAGAAEVKPAAAPAAAAAPAAQPAAATASSSAAASPAAAKLLAEKGLSTGDVAGSGRDGRVTKGDALAAGSAPKAAPAAAPAKTAAAKPALPEVKVPASAATWLNDRPEQRVPMSRLRARIAERLLESQQTNAILTTFNEVNMAPVMELRNKYKDKFEKEHGVKLGFMSFFVKAAVHALKKFPLVNASIDGNDIVYHGYFDIGIAVGSPRGLVVPILRNADQLSLAEIEKKIAEFGQKAKDGKLSIEEMTGGTFSISNGGVFGSMLSTPIINPPQSAILGVHATKERPVVENGQIVIRPINYLALSYDHRIIDGREAVLSLVAMKDALEDPARLLLDL comes from the coding sequence ATGGCTATCGTAGAAGTCAAAGTCCCCCAGTTGTCGGAGTCGGTGTCGGAAGCCACCATGCTGCAGTGGAAGAAGAAGCCGGGCGAAGCAGTCGCGCAGGACGAAATCCTGATCGAACTCGAGACCGACAAGGTCGTCCTCGAAGTGCCGGCGCCGGCAGCGGGCGTGCTCGCGCAAGTGCTGCAGAACGACGGTGACACGGTCGTGGCCGACCAGATCATCGCGACGATCGACACCGAAGCGAAGGCAGGTGCTGCCGAAGCAGCGGCAGGCGCCGCCGAAGTCAAACCGGCAGCCGCGCCTGCAGCCGCCGCCGCACCGGCCGCTCAGCCGGCAGCCGCAACGGCATCGAGCTCGGCCGCCGCATCGCCGGCAGCAGCGAAGCTGCTGGCCGAGAAGGGCCTGTCGACGGGCGACGTCGCAGGTTCGGGTCGCGACGGCCGCGTCACGAAGGGCGACGCGCTGGCAGCAGGCAGCGCACCGAAGGCTGCTCCGGCCGCCGCACCGGCGAAGACCGCCGCCGCGAAGCCGGCGCTGCCGGAAGTGAAGGTGCCGGCGTCGGCAGCGACCTGGCTGAACGACCGTCCGGAACAGCGCGTGCCGATGTCGCGCCTGCGTGCGCGTATCGCCGAGCGTCTGCTCGAATCGCAGCAGACCAACGCGATCCTGACGACGTTCAACGAAGTGAACATGGCTCCGGTCATGGAACTGCGCAACAAGTACAAGGACAAGTTCGAGAAGGAACACGGCGTGAAGCTCGGCTTCATGTCGTTCTTCGTGAAGGCGGCCGTCCATGCGCTGAAGAAGTTCCCGCTCGTGAACGCATCGATCGACGGTAACGACATCGTCTACCACGGCTACTTCGACATCGGTATCGCGGTCGGTTCGCCGCGCGGCCTGGTCGTGCCGATCCTGCGCAACGCGGATCAACTGAGCCTCGCCGAGATCGAGAAGAAGATCGCCGAATTCGGCCAGAAGGCGAAGGACGGCAAGCTGTCGATCGAGGAAATGACGGGCGGTACGTTCTCGATCTCGAACGGCGGCGTGTTCGGCTCGATGCTGTCGACCCCGATCATCAACCCGCCGCAGTCGGCCATCCTCGGCGTGCACGCGACGAAGGAGCGCCCGGTCGTCGAAAACGGCCAGATCGTGATCCGCCCGATCAACTACCTCGCGCTGTCGTACGACCACCGCATCATCGACGGCCGCGAAGCCGTGCTGTCGCTCGTCGCGATGAAGGATGCGCTGGAAGATCCGGCACGCCTGCTGCTCGACCTGTAA
- the lpdA gene encoding dihydrolipoyl dehydrogenase, with translation MSKEFDVVVIGAGPGGYIAAIRAAQLGKTVACIEKWKNPAGALKLGGTCLNVGCIPSKALLASSEEFENTSHHLADHGITVDGVKIDVAKMLGRKDAIVEKMTSGIEFLFKKNKITWLKGHGKFTGKTDAGVQIEVSGEGEAEVVTAKNVIIATGSKARHLPNIPVDNKIVSDNEGALTFDAVPKKLAVIGAGVIGLELGSVWRRLGADVTVLEALPAFLGAADEALAKEAAKLFKKQGLDIHLGVKIGDVKTTADGVSIAYTDKDGNAQTLDADRLIVSVGRVPNTDNLGLEAIGLKANERGFIDVDDHCRTAVPNVYAIGDVVRGPMLAHKAEDEGVLVAEVIDGQKPHIDYNCIPWVIYTYPEIAWVGKTEQQLKAEGREIKTGKFPFSINGRALGMNAPDGFVKMIADAKTDELLGVHVIAANASDLIAEAVVAMEFKAASEDIARICHPHPSMSEVMREAALAVDKRSLNS, from the coding sequence ATGTCCAAGGAATTTGACGTCGTCGTGATCGGCGCCGGCCCTGGCGGCTACATCGCCGCGATTCGCGCCGCGCAACTCGGCAAGACCGTTGCCTGTATCGAGAAGTGGAAGAACCCGGCCGGCGCGCTGAAGCTCGGCGGCACCTGCCTGAACGTCGGTTGCATCCCGTCGAAGGCGCTGCTCGCGTCGTCGGAAGAGTTCGAGAACACGTCGCACCACCTGGCCGACCACGGCATCACGGTCGACGGCGTGAAGATCGACGTCGCGAAGATGCTCGGCCGCAAGGATGCGATCGTCGAGAAGATGACGAGCGGGATCGAGTTCCTGTTCAAGAAGAACAAGATCACCTGGCTGAAGGGCCATGGCAAGTTCACCGGCAAGACCGACGCCGGCGTGCAGATCGAAGTGAGCGGCGAGGGTGAAGCCGAAGTCGTCACCGCGAAGAACGTGATCATCGCGACGGGGTCGAAGGCGCGTCACCTGCCGAACATCCCGGTCGACAACAAGATCGTGTCGGACAACGAAGGTGCGCTGACGTTCGACGCGGTGCCGAAGAAGCTCGCCGTGATCGGCGCGGGCGTGATCGGCCTCGAGCTCGGCTCGGTGTGGCGTCGCCTGGGTGCCGACGTGACGGTGCTCGAAGCGCTGCCGGCGTTCCTCGGCGCAGCCGACGAGGCACTCGCGAAGGAAGCGGCCAAGCTGTTCAAGAAGCAGGGCCTCGACATCCATCTCGGCGTGAAGATCGGCGACGTGAAGACGACCGCCGACGGCGTGTCGATCGCCTACACGGACAAGGACGGCAACGCGCAGACGCTCGACGCCGACCGCCTGATCGTGTCGGTCGGCCGCGTGCCGAACACCGACAACCTCGGCCTCGAGGCGATCGGCCTGAAGGCGAACGAGCGTGGTTTCATCGACGTGGACGACCACTGCCGCACGGCGGTGCCGAACGTGTACGCGATCGGTGACGTGGTGCGTGGCCCGATGCTCGCGCACAAGGCGGAAGACGAAGGCGTGCTGGTCGCGGAAGTGATCGACGGCCAGAAGCCGCACATCGACTACAACTGCATTCCGTGGGTGATCTACACGTACCCGGAAATCGCATGGGTCGGCAAGACGGAGCAGCAGCTGAAGGCGGAAGGCCGCGAGATCAAGACGGGCAAGTTCCCGTTCTCGATCAACGGCCGCGCGCTCGGCATGAACGCGCCGGACGGCTTCGTGAAGATGATCGCGGATGCGAAGACCGACGAGCTGCTCGGCGTGCACGTGATCGCCGCGAACGCGTCGGACCTGATCGCGGAAGCCGTGGTCGCGATGGAGTTCAAGGCGGCGTCGGAAGACATCGCCCGCATCTGCCATCCGCACCCGTCGATGTCGGAAGTGATGCGCGAAGCGGCGCTCGCGGTCGACAAGCGCTCGCTGAACAGCTGA
- the zapE gene encoding cell division protein ZapE — protein MNVTEYYTRELTTRGYQSDPAQRAAVDRLQRCFDEWVDYKARRSNAFKKLINHPDLPRGVYMWGGVGRGKSFLMDSFYAVVPVQRKTRLHFHEFMREVHRELEELKGQADPLDELARRIAKRYRLICFDEFHVSDIADAMILYRLLDRLFNNGVQFVMTSNYDPDDLYPDGLHRDRMLPAIALIKDKLDVLNVDAGVDYRQRTLAQVKMYHTPLGADADRELRHAFGKLAAVPDESPILHIEKRELKALRKADGVVWFDFATLCGGPRSQNDYLELASRFHAIVLSEVPQMSPRMASEARRFTWLIDVLYDHKVKLLMSAAVPAEELYVEGPMANEFARTVSRIVEMQSKEYLETPRRIVDTSLT, from the coding sequence ATGAACGTCACCGAATACTACACGCGCGAACTGACCACGCGCGGCTATCAGTCCGATCCCGCTCAGCGCGCGGCCGTCGATCGCCTGCAGCGCTGCTTCGACGAATGGGTCGACTACAAGGCGCGTCGCTCGAACGCGTTCAAGAAGCTCATCAATCACCCGGACCTGCCGCGCGGCGTCTACATGTGGGGCGGTGTCGGTCGCGGCAAGAGCTTCCTGATGGACAGCTTCTACGCGGTGGTGCCCGTGCAGCGCAAGACGCGCCTGCATTTCCACGAATTCATGCGTGAAGTGCACCGCGAACTCGAGGAACTGAAAGGGCAGGCCGATCCGCTCGACGAACTCGCGCGACGCATCGCGAAGCGTTACCGGCTGATCTGTTTCGACGAGTTCCACGTGTCGGACATCGCCGACGCGATGATCCTGTACCGCCTGCTCGATCGTCTGTTCAACAACGGCGTGCAGTTCGTGATGACGTCGAATTACGATCCCGACGATCTGTATCCGGACGGCCTGCATCGCGACCGCATGCTGCCGGCAATCGCGCTGATCAAGGACAAGCTCGACGTGCTCAACGTCGATGCGGGGGTCGATTATCGCCAGCGCACGCTCGCGCAGGTGAAGATGTATCACACGCCGCTCGGCGCGGATGCCGATCGCGAACTGCGCCATGCATTCGGCAAGCTCGCGGCCGTGCCCGATGAGAGCCCGATCCTGCATATCGAGAAGCGCGAACTGAAGGCGCTGCGCAAGGCGGACGGCGTCGTGTGGTTCGATTTCGCGACGCTGTGCGGCGGCCCGCGTTCGCAGAACGACTACCTCGAACTGGCGAGCCGCTTCCATGCGATCGTGCTGTCCGAGGTGCCGCAGATGTCGCCGCGGATGGCGTCCGAGGCGCGCCGCTTCACGTGGCTCATCGACGTGCTGTACGACCACAAGGTCAAGCTGCTGATGTCCGCGGCGGTGCCGGCCGAGGAACTGTACGTCGAAGGCCCGATGGCCAACGAATTCGCGCGTACGGTCTCGCGCATCGTCGAGATGCAGTCGAAGGAGTATCTCGAAACACCGCGCCGCATCGTCGATACGTCGTTGACCTGA
- a CDS encoding transposase produces the protein MTPYRDLTDHEWRCVAPLLPEMQPRTELRGRPLANTRAVLNGVLWVIYSGATWSAMPRRYPSYQTCHRRFKVWHETGTLMNVMRELYGEAGMNLCNELSARMRKHTQSKAAEARSNAAPAYRAPGSYASGAMKHAA, from the coding sequence ATGACACCGTATCGCGATTTGACCGACCACGAATGGCGCTGCGTCGCGCCGCTTCTGCCCGAAATGCAGCCGCGCACCGAGTTGCGCGGCCGGCCGTTAGCCAATACGCGGGCCGTGCTGAACGGGGTGCTCTGGGTGATCTACAGCGGCGCAACCTGGTCGGCCATGCCGCGCCGTTACCCGTCGTATCAAACATGCCATCGCCGCTTCAAGGTGTGGCACGAAACGGGCACGCTGATGAATGTGATGCGTGAGCTTTATGGCGAAGCCGGCATGAATCTGTGCAATGAACTCTCCGCGCGGATGCGCAAGCACACGCAATCGAAAGCGGCGGAGGCGCGTAGCAACGCAGCACCCGCGTATCGGGCACCAGGCAGCTATGCATCGGGTGCAATGAAGCACGCAGCGTGA
- a CDS encoding DUF2147 domain-containing protein, with translation MIQLTRPLRAIAIAGALLACAAPTFAQADSPIGMWQTIDDNTHQPKALVQIAEDGDGALTGKVVKGLGANDTPDRRCTACTDERKDQLIKGMTIIKAMKKDGDHWDGGNILDPENGKVYKCKMTLEDGGQKLVVRGYIGVSLLGRSQTWVRQQ, from the coding sequence ATGATTCAACTGACCCGCCCGTTGCGTGCAATCGCCATTGCCGGCGCCCTGCTCGCGTGCGCAGCCCCCACCTTCGCGCAAGCCGACAGCCCCATCGGCATGTGGCAAACGATCGACGACAACACCCATCAACCGAAGGCACTCGTGCAGATCGCCGAGGACGGCGACGGCGCGCTGACCGGCAAGGTCGTCAAGGGCCTCGGCGCGAACGATACGCCCGATCGCCGCTGCACCGCGTGCACGGACGAGCGCAAGGATCAGCTCATCAAGGGCATGACGATCATCAAGGCGATGAAGAAGGACGGCGACCACTGGGACGGCGGCAACATTCTCGACCCGGAGAACGGCAAGGTCTACAAGTGCAAGATGACGCTTGAAGACGGTGGCCAGAAGCTCGTGGTGCGCGGCTACATCGGCGTGTCGCTGCTCGGTCGCTCGCAGACCTGGGTTCGCCAGCAATAA